Genomic DNA from Chitinivibrionia bacterium:
TATACAATAGGGATAAATACAAGGATGGAATTTAACCAAGGAGGGTAGTATGGTTCAGGGAATTGGAATCACAAACAATCCCGTTGATAATTATACCAATGCGGCAAATTTTCAGCGGAGAGGTAACGAGGTGGGCAACAGTGACCTCACAAGGCGACCTGCGAGACAGGACGAAGCAATTATTTCAAGCGAAGGAAACAGAGTTCGTGAGAATGAAGAAGCACGTCGTGAAAGACACGATGAAATAGCAAGAGGAGCGCGTGATGAATTTCAGCGACTTCAGGCAAACATTATCAGAGCAATGCTTCAAGCAGTAAGAGGCGAAGATGTAAATACGGCAAGTTTTGATGCTATATTTAATATTCAAATTCCCGAAAGCGAACAAGGAATGACGGCAGAAGAGATAATTGCAACTCTTCCCGACGCTTGGAAGCCTGAGGCTGTCGCAGAAAGAATTGTGGATTTCGCAATTTCATTTTATGAGAGAAGCGGACTTTCGGGCGAAGAATTTTTAGAAGCGGTTACAAACGCTATCAACAGCGGTTTTGCCGAAGCAGACAGACAGCTTAACGGACGTCTTCCTGCAAACATTCAACAGGTGATACAGTTCACCAGAGACGCTGTTTCCGAAAGATTGGAACGTTGGGCTGAAAGTACAGGTATCAGAATTCCTGAGCGAGTAGATTTGACGGTGTAAAATTTTTTTACGAAACAAAAGCAAATAAAAAGGCGGCTGAAAAAATTCAGACCGCCTTTTTATTTTATCAAAATTATACTATCGTTCCTTTTTACCCATAATAAATGAGAAAGCAAAACCGCTAGAAAAGGTTGCCGCCGAAACAATTATACCTATCCCCTCTCCAAAACCCGACGGATACAAAACAATAACGGAGCCCGCCACAAATCCCAAGACTGCGCCGTAAGTCTGCTTAGGAGCTTTATTAAGCAAAAAGCGCACAAATGCCGCACCAATAAGAAGCCCGAGACCTGCGCCTAAAATAACGGGTAATATCAGCGGAATATTTAATTCGCTGACCGCTTGCAAAACCGTACGATACATCCCTATAACCAAAAGCAA
This window encodes:
- a CDS encoding DUF5610 domain-containing protein, encoding MVQGIGITNNPVDNYTNAANFQRRGNEVGNSDLTRRPARQDEAIISSEGNRVRENEEARRERHDEIARGARDEFQRLQANIIRAMLQAVRGEDVNTASFDAIFNIQIPESEQGMTAEEIIATLPDAWKPEAVAERIVDFAISFYERSGLSGEEFLEAVTNAINSGFAEADRQLNGRLPANIQQVIQFTRDAVSERLERWAESTGIRIPERVDLTV